The alpha proteobacterium U9-1i genome includes a region encoding these proteins:
- a CDS encoding cytochrome c-type biogenesis protein CcmC, producing MISTFANPARFMAFSAWATPIFGALAAVLFVVGLPWAFQFSPADYQQGETVRIMYVHVPAAWMSLIAYATMGGASFVSLVWRHALADVAARAAAPIGATFAAICLITGSIWGAPTWGTWWEWDGRLTSMLVLFLIYLGYIALWTAVDDEEKAGRFAAILCLVGLINLPIIKFSVDWWSTLHQRSIFQGSSMSVDPSMVGPLMTMFGAYAALFAALLLVSMRAAINRRRVEAQRLRSAQ from the coding sequence ATGATCTCAACCTTCGCCAACCCAGCGCGCTTCATGGCGTTTTCCGCGTGGGCGACGCCGATTTTCGGCGCGCTCGCGGCTGTGCTGTTCGTGGTCGGCCTGCCGTGGGCGTTTCAGTTTTCGCCAGCGGATTATCAGCAGGGCGAGACGGTGCGGATCATGTACGTGCATGTGCCGGCTGCGTGGATGTCGTTGATCGCCTACGCGACGATGGGCGGCGCTAGCTTTGTGAGCCTGGTTTGGCGCCACGCTTTGGCGGACGTCGCGGCGCGCGCGGCGGCGCCGATTGGCGCGACGTTCGCGGCTATATGCCTGATCACCGGCTCCATCTGGGGCGCGCCGACGTGGGGCACCTGGTGGGAGTGGGATGGACGGCTCACGTCCATGCTGGTGCTGTTCTTGATCTATCTCGGCTACATCGCGCTTTGGACGGCGGTAGACGACGAGGAGAAAGCCGGGCGCTTCGCGGCGATCCTGTGCCTGGTTGGTTTGATCAACCTGCCGATCATAAAGTTCTCCGTAGATTGGTGGTCGACGTTGCATCAGCGCTCGATCTTTCAAGGTTCGTCGATGTCGGTTGATCCCTCGATGGTGGGGCCGCTGATGACGATGTTCGGCGCATACGCGGCCCTGTTCGCGGCCTTGCTGCTAGTGTCCATGCGCGCGGCGATTAATCGTCGCCGCGTGGAAGCGCAACGTCTGCGGAGCGCGCAATGA
- a CDS encoding ABC transporter (involved in cytochrome c biogenesis, CcmB subunit) has protein sequence MSALSATFKRDLALAWSAGGGALAPVGYFFGATTLVPLAMGAERALLAAAGPPLVWIAAALAILAMLERLFQADIEDGSLEQMLLSPASLEMIVLVKGAALWVAVGLPLALASAPAAIALQAPLHLIPAIVASVALGSAAFIGMGLVGAAIAAGVKRAGVLIALIVLPFFAPPIIFGAAVAAGAGFGGPFLILAGCAAASIAIGPIAAAAALRLHAE, from the coding sequence ATGAGCGCTTTGTCCGCGACATTCAAACGCGATCTCGCGCTCGCATGGAGCGCCGGTGGCGGGGCGCTGGCGCCGGTCGGCTATTTCTTCGGCGCGACGACGCTCGTGCCGTTGGCCATGGGCGCCGAACGCGCACTGCTTGCGGCGGCTGGTCCGCCGCTTGTGTGGATCGCGGCGGCGCTGGCGATTTTGGCGATGCTGGAGCGGCTGTTTCAGGCCGATATCGAGGATGGATCGTTGGAGCAGATGCTGCTCTCGCCGGCTTCGCTTGAGATGATCGTTCTGGTGAAGGGCGCGGCGCTTTGGGTGGCGGTGGGGTTGCCGCTTGCTTTGGCCAGCGCGCCGGCAGCCATCGCGCTGCAAGCACCGCTGCATTTGATCCCAGCGATCGTGGCGAGTGTGGCGCTCGGCAGCGCGGCGTTCATCGGCATGGGGTTAGTGGGCGCGGCCATCGCGGCGGGCGTAAAGCGCGCCGGCGTTTTGATCGCTCTTATCGTGCTGCCGTTCTTTGCGCCGCCTATCATCTTTGGCGCCGCAGTCGCGGCTGGCGCCGGGTTTGGCGGGCCATTTCTGATTTTGGCGGGCTGTGCCGCCGCATCCATCGCAATCGGGCCAATCGCGGCGGCTGCGGCGTTGCGTCTGCACGCGGAATAG
- a CDS encoding ABC transporter (involved in cytochrome c biogenesis, ATPase component CcmA), with translation MSADGPFQETPRVRVEALAIARGGRVLFDGLSFEAAPSALVEIVGPNGAGKTSLLRAIAGFLRPHAGRIVLDGASESALAQHFVAHQNGLKPSISVRAHLRYWAGLLGGAGDERAALERVGLARAADLPARVLSQGQARRLALSRLLLARRPVWLLDEPAAALDAAGRALLSDLIEAHRAQGGVVLAAVHEPLVPTPSARVEVGA, from the coding sequence ATGAGCGCCGACGGACCTTTCCAAGAAACGCCACGGGTGCGGGTCGAGGCGCTTGCCATCGCGCGCGGCGGACGCGTGCTGTTTGACGGGCTGAGCTTTGAGGCCGCGCCAAGCGCGTTGGTGGAGATCGTCGGGCCGAATGGCGCGGGAAAAACCAGTCTTTTACGGGCGATCGCCGGTTTTTTGCGTCCGCACGCGGGGCGCATCGTGCTCGACGGCGCAAGCGAGTCCGCTTTGGCGCAGCACTTCGTGGCGCACCAAAACGGCTTGAAGCCCTCAATCAGCGTGCGCGCACATTTGCGTTATTGGGCGGGATTGTTGGGCGGCGCGGGCGATGAGCGCGCGGCGTTGGAGCGCGTTGGTCTGGCGCGCGCAGCAGATTTGCCGGCGCGTGTGTTGAGCCAAGGGCAGGCGCGGCGCTTGGCGTTGTCGCGCTTGCTGCTGGCGCGGCGGCCGGTGTGGCTGCTCGACGAACCAGCGGCGGCGCTCGACGCGGCGGGGCGTGCGCTGCTTTCGGATTTGATCGAGGCGCACCGGGCGCAGGGTGGCGTTGTGTTGGCGGCGGTGCATGAGCCGCTTGTGCCGACGCCGAGTGCGCGCGTCGAGGTCGGCGCATGA
- a CDS encoding aconitate hydratase, giving the protein MPSLNSFNARRTLNVGGKSYTYFDLNAASANGLGDISRLPVSLKVLVENLLRTEDGVAVKKADILAMTSWLINKGKNEVEIAFSPARVLMQDFTGVPAVVDLAAMRDAAAKLGADPERINPLVPVDLVIDHSVMVDHFATSSAFKQNVEIEYERNFERYIFLRWGQQAFQNFRVVPPGTGICHQVNLEYLGQSVWTRDENGETFAYPDSVVGTDSHTTMINGIGVLGWGVGGIEAEAAMLGQSISMLIPEVIGFKLNGKLPEGATATDLVLTVTQMLRKKGVVGKFVEFYGPGLGLLSVEDRATIANMAPEYGATCGFFPVDQKTIDYLTATGRNADRVALVETYCKTQGMWGGVEPEFTDTLELNLSDVVPSLAGPKRPQDRVALGGVGRGFTETMTNEFRKGGELNMRAPVNGAKHDLGHGDVVIAAITSCTNTSNPSVLIAAGLVAKNAVAKGLTTKPWVKTSLAPGSQVVTDYLAKAGLDKYLDQLGFNLVGYGCTTCIGNSGPLPPAISASVTENDIVVASVLSGNRNFEGRVNQDVRANYLASPPLVVAYALAGSVYKNLETEPLGTGKDGQPVFLKDIWPTNADVEAAVRNAVTQKMFEDRYANVFEGDKHWQAIQAGTGRTYEWDTKSTYVANPPYFDGMSMTPTPLTDVRGAHVLALFGDSITTDHISPAGSIKKTSPAGLYLSQHNVPFEEFNSYGARRGNHEVMMRGTFANIRIKNAMVTDDAGNVIEGGLTVHHPSGERMAIYDASMRYQKEGRDLIVFAGKEYGTGSSRDWAAKGTKLLGVRAVVAESFERIHRSNLIGMGVIPLQFLDGQSWKGLNLTGAETVSIDNVAALGPRQNVALKICRTGGAVEEVEVCCRIDTENEVEYFRNGGILHYVLRGLARS; this is encoded by the coding sequence ATGCCATCTCTGAACTCATTCAACGCCCGCCGCACGCTCAATGTCGGCGGCAAGAGCTACACATACTTTGATCTCAACGCCGCGTCGGCGAACGGCCTGGGCGATATCTCGCGCCTGCCTGTGTCGCTGAAGGTTTTGGTCGAGAATTTGCTGCGTACCGAAGACGGCGTCGCGGTGAAGAAGGCCGACATCCTGGCCATGACCTCGTGGCTCATCAACAAGGGCAAGAACGAAGTTGAGATCGCCTTCAGCCCCGCGCGCGTGCTGATGCAGGATTTCACCGGCGTGCCGGCGGTGGTCGATCTCGCGGCCATGCGCGACGCCGCCGCGAAGCTTGGCGCCGATCCTGAGCGCATCAATCCGTTGGTGCCCGTCGATCTCGTCATCGACCACTCAGTAATGGTCGATCACTTCGCCACCTCCAGCGCCTTCAAGCAGAACGTCGAGATTGAATATGAGCGCAATTTCGAGCGCTACATCTTCCTGCGCTGGGGCCAGCAGGCCTTCCAAAATTTCCGCGTCGTCCCGCCGGGCACCGGTATCTGCCACCAGGTGAACCTCGAATATCTCGGCCAATCGGTTTGGACGCGTGACGAGAACGGCGAAACCTTCGCCTATCCGGACTCGGTCGTTGGCACCGACAGCCACACCACCATGATCAACGGCATCGGCGTGCTCGGCTGGGGCGTGGGCGGCATCGAGGCGGAAGCGGCGATGCTCGGCCAATCGATTTCGATGCTGATCCCAGAAGTGATCGGCTTCAAACTCAACGGCAAGCTGCCCGAGGGCGCGACCGCGACCGACCTCGTGCTCACCGTCACGCAAATGCTGCGCAAGAAGGGCGTGGTGGGCAAGTTCGTGGAGTTTTACGGGCCGGGCCTCGGCCTCCTCTCCGTCGAAGACCGCGCCACCATCGCCAACATGGCCCCGGAATACGGTGCGACCTGCGGCTTCTTCCCGGTCGATCAAAAGACCATCGACTATCTCACCGCCACCGGCCGCAACGCCGATCGCGTCGCGCTCGTGGAAACCTATTGCAAGACCCAAGGCATGTGGGGCGGCGTCGAGCCGGAGTTTACAGACACGCTCGAACTCAACCTGTCTGACGTCGTGCCCTCCCTGGCCGGTCCGAAGCGCCCGCAGGATCGTGTCGCCCTTGGCGGCGTGGGCCGCGGTTTCACCGAGACGATGACCAACGAATTCCGCAAAGGCGGCGAGTTGAACATGCGCGCGCCGGTAAACGGCGCAAAGCATGACCTCGGCCACGGAGACGTCGTGATCGCGGCCATCACCTCGTGCACCAACACCTCAAACCCATCAGTGTTGATCGCCGCCGGCCTCGTCGCGAAGAACGCCGTCGCCAAGGGCCTCACGACAAAGCCCTGGGTGAAAACCTCGCTCGCGCCTGGCTCGCAAGTGGTCACCGATTATCTCGCGAAAGCCGGGCTCGATAAATATCTCGACCAACTTGGCTTCAACCTCGTCGGCTATGGCTGCACGACCTGCATCGGCAATTCTGGCCCACTGCCGCCGGCGATTTCCGCCAGCGTCACGGAGAACGACATCGTCGTCGCCTCCGTGCTCTCAGGAAACCGCAACTTCGAAGGTCGCGTGAACCAAGATGTGCGCGCGAACTATCTCGCCTCACCGCCACTGGTCGTCGCCTACGCACTGGCCGGCAGCGTCTACAAGAACCTCGAAACCGAACCGCTCGGCACGGGCAAGGACGGCCAACCCGTCTTCCTCAAGGACATCTGGCCCACCAATGCTGACGTCGAAGCCGCCGTACGCAATGCGGTCACGCAAAAGATGTTCGAGGATCGCTACGCCAACGTTTTCGAAGGCGACAAACACTGGCAGGCCATTCAGGCCGGCACGGGTCGCACCTATGAGTGGGACACGAAATCCACTTACGTGGCCAACCCGCCTTATTTTGATGGCATGAGCATGACGCCGACGCCGCTCACGGATGTGCGCGGCGCGCACGTGCTGGCGTTGTTCGGCGACTCGATCACCACCGACCACATCAGCCCCGCCGGCTCGATCAAGAAAACCTCGCCCGCAGGCTTGTACCTCTCGCAACACAATGTGCCGTTCGAGGAATTCAATTCCTACGGCGCGCGCCGCGGCAACCACGAAGTCATGATGCGCGGCACCTTCGCCAACATCCGCATCAAAAACGCCATGGTCACGGACGATGCGGGCAATGTCATCGAAGGCGGCTTAACGGTTCACCATCCATCCGGCGAACGCATGGCCATCTACGACGCCTCCATGCGCTACCAGAAGGAAGGCCGTGACCTCATCGTCTTCGCGGGCAAGGAATACGGCACCGGCTCCTCCCGCGATTGGGCCGCCAAAGGCACTAAGCTCCTTGGCGTCCGCGCCGTGGTGGCCGAGAGCTTCGAGCGAATCCACCGCTCAAACCTGATCGGCATGGGCGTGATCCCGCTGCAATTTCTCGACGGCCAATCCTGGAAAGGGCTCAACCTCACCGGCGCAGAGACGGTCTCCATCGATAACGTCGCCGCGCTTGGCCCCCGGCAGAACGTCGCCCTCAAAATATGCCGCACTGGCGGGGCAGTGGAGGAAGTCGAGGTCTGCTGCCGGATCGATACCGAGAACGAGGTGGAATATTTCCGCAATGGCGGCATTCTTCACTATGTTCTGCGGGGATTGGCGCGGTCCTGA
- a CDS encoding gliding motility protein GldG — MSGRRFALFAAAAFLVMFVATNLIANTWFRTWRLDLTQNQLYSLSEGTERTLDGLHEPVELRFYFSRDAASTFPAVQTYGARVREMLQTFQARSNGRVRFVEVNVEPFSEEEDAAVEAGIEARQVIEGADPIYMGLAGANAIDDQVAISFLDPSREPFLEYEITRLIYELENPDLARVALITSLPLDPALSGGGAFGAQPSMFETELGRLMNVEKLPPTFTSIPDGVDVLAIIHPGPLSPTQLYAIDQFIMHHGRAFIALDPASMVAQRSAGGMDPFSAMMGGAPTSSNLEPLLERWGLAMTREVVLDLDGALPVQAQDPQTGQPMNAPQPLFFRVPPAQRDSEDMLTAWLPRDMNFGLAGALTWSEREGVTVTPLASTSGRTRRIAAERALMQPSPFELLQDWPAGGRIETVALRLSGTLETAYPDGAPAIEPVAPAEGDAPTPAAAPQGETLARSATPAELVIVADADFLDDAFYVASNGAPAADNGAFALNAIDILSGSDALVSLRSRAPSERRMELVDAMERDAQRRIESRQQELEAELAETEQRLADLQTRGRGSGFFSGDLGAELTAEERVEIERFREQVVNVRGELRSVSRELRGDIDQLETLIVFINVWLAPILVAGAGLYLFWRRQRRTRRARR, encoded by the coding sequence ATGAGCGGACGTCGTTTCGCGCTTTTCGCTGCGGCCGCCTTTCTCGTCATGTTCGTGGCGACGAACCTCATTGCCAACACGTGGTTTCGCACTTGGCGGCTCGATCTCACGCAGAACCAACTTTACTCCCTGAGCGAGGGCACCGAGCGCACGCTTGACGGCCTGCACGAGCCGGTGGAGCTGCGGTTTTATTTTTCTCGTGACGCCGCGTCTACGTTCCCCGCCGTGCAGACGTATGGCGCGCGCGTACGTGAAATGCTGCAGACGTTCCAGGCGCGTTCGAACGGGCGCGTGCGCTTCGTTGAAGTGAACGTGGAGCCGTTCTCCGAGGAGGAGGATGCTGCTGTCGAAGCAGGTATCGAAGCGCGGCAAGTGATCGAAGGCGCCGATCCGATTTACATGGGGTTGGCTGGCGCCAATGCGATCGATGATCAGGTCGCGATCTCGTTTCTCGACCCCAGCCGCGAGCCGTTCTTGGAGTACGAGATCACGCGGCTGATCTACGAACTAGAAAACCCTGACCTCGCGCGCGTGGCGCTGATTACGTCTTTGCCGCTTGATCCGGCGCTTTCGGGTGGTGGCGCGTTCGGGGCGCAGCCGTCGATGTTTGAGACCGAACTCGGCCGTCTGATGAATGTGGAGAAGCTGCCGCCGACCTTCACATCCATTCCCGACGGCGTGGATGTTCTGGCGATCATTCATCCAGGGCCGCTCTCGCCCACGCAGCTTTACGCGATTGACCAATTCATTATGCATCATGGCCGGGCCTTCATTGCGCTCGACCCCGCATCGATGGTGGCGCAGCGCAGCGCCGGCGGCATGGACCCGTTCTCGGCGATGATGGGTGGAGCGCCGACGTCATCCAACCTTGAGCCGCTGCTGGAGCGCTGGGGTTTGGCGATGACGCGCGAGGTCGTGCTCGATCTCGACGGCGCGTTGCCGGTGCAGGCGCAGGACCCGCAAACGGGACAGCCGATGAACGCGCCGCAACCTTTGTTCTTCCGTGTGCCGCCGGCGCAGCGCGACAGCGAGGACATGCTGACCGCATGGTTGCCGCGCGACATGAATTTCGGTCTTGCGGGCGCGCTGACGTGGAGCGAGCGCGAGGGCGTCACGGTGACGCCGCTTGCGAGCACGAGCGGGCGCACACGGCGCATCGCCGCGGAGCGCGCGTTGATGCAGCCTTCGCCGTTTGAGTTGCTGCAGGACTGGCCCGCGGGCGGTCGCATAGAGACGGTGGCGCTGCGGCTTTCGGGCACGCTGGAGACCGCCTATCCCGATGGCGCGCCGGCGATTGAGCCTGTTGCGCCCGCTGAAGGCGATGCGCCAACGCCAGCGGCTGCGCCACAGGGTGAAACGCTCGCGCGTTCAGCCACGCCGGCCGAACTGGTGATCGTGGCGGACGCGGATTTTCTCGACGATGCGTTCTATGTGGCGTCGAATGGCGCGCCGGCCGCAGATAATGGCGCGTTCGCGTTGAACGCCATCGACATCCTCTCTGGTTCGGATGCGCTGGTGTCGTTGCGGTCGCGGGCGCCTTCAGAGCGTCGCATGGAACTCGTCGATGCGATGGAGCGCGATGCGCAACGCCGCATAGAGAGCCGCCAGCAGGAATTGGAAGCGGAATTGGCCGAGACCGAACAGCGTCTGGCCGACCTGCAAACCCGCGGGCGAGGGTCTGGATTTTTCTCCGGCGATCTTGGCGCTGAACTGACGGCGGAAGAGCGTGTCGAGATCGAGCGCTTTCGCGAGCAAGTGGTGAACGTGCGCGGCGAGTTGCGTTCGGTGAGCCGCGAACTGCGTGGCGATATCGACCAGTTGGAAACTTTGATCGTGTTCATCAATGTTTGGCTCGCGCCTATCCTTGTGGCGGGGGCGGGGCTTTATCTGTTCTGGCGCCGACAGCGGCGCACGCGGAGGGCGCGGCGATGA
- a CDS encoding gliding motility protein GldF, whose amino-acid sequence MKKRPGLASMLAIYRRELLSYVTTPTAYVFVAVFLFAIGLFTFQVGGFFDARRAELSAFFAFHPWIFMVFLPAVAMRLWSEEARSGAIELLLTLPAPTWSLVLGKFLAAWTVAAVALLLTIPLWITVNVLGNADNAAIFTGYLASLLMAGAYLAIGSMMSALTPAQVVAFVLAVLVAFVLTALGLPLVSDFFSGVVGGPAAEAISRFSLLHHFDAAQRGVVEFRSVFYFVSLIALCLGLNALAVDARRGG is encoded by the coding sequence GTGAAGAAGCGGCCTGGCCTTGCCAGCATGCTCGCCATCTATCGGCGCGAGCTGCTTTCCTACGTAACGACTCCGACGGCGTACGTGTTCGTCGCTGTGTTCCTTTTCGCCATCGGACTTTTCACGTTCCAAGTCGGCGGCTTCTTTGACGCGCGCCGCGCGGAACTCAGTGCGTTCTTTGCGTTTCATCCGTGGATTTTCATGGTGTTTCTGCCGGCAGTCGCCATGCGCCTCTGGTCGGAAGAGGCGCGATCGGGCGCGATTGAGCTCCTCCTGACTTTGCCCGCGCCGACATGGTCGCTCGTACTTGGCAAGTTCCTGGCGGCGTGGACGGTGGCGGCCGTTGCGCTGCTGCTGACGATCCCGCTCTGGATCACGGTCAATGTGCTCGGCAACGCCGACAATGCTGCGATCTTCACGGGCTATCTTGCGAGCTTGCTCATGGCGGGCGCGTATCTGGCGATCGGCTCGATGATGTCGGCGCTGACGCCGGCGCAGGTGGTGGCGTTCGTGCTGGCTGTGCTGGTGGCGTTCGTGTTGACCGCGCTTGGTCTGCCTCTGGTGAGCGATTTCTTCTCCGGCGTCGTGGGTGGGCCGGCGGCTGAAGCGATCTCGCGCTTCTCATTGCTGCATCATTTCGACGCCGCTCAACGCGGCGTCGTTGAGTTCCGGTCGGTGTTCTATTTCGTCTCGCTGATCGCCTTGTGCCTCGGGCTCAATGCGCTTGCGGTTGACGCACGGCGGGGAGGCTAA
- a CDS encoding ATPase component (ABC-type multidrug transport system), which translates to MLLQVDGLRKTFGRRTAVDNVGFSLDVGEIVGFLGPNGAGKTTTMRMIAGYLEPDDGAAKVFNIDVAQDRRRAQERVGYLPEGAPLYGEMTPWTFLRFVGEARGMSKEAARHAVRRAAQDARLGDSIDQPIETLSKGYRRRVGLAAALLHDPLLLILDEPTDGLDPNQRAAVRDLIKRLGEERGLIISTHSLEEVEAVCTRAILIDKGRIIVDKTPAALAEEFGSLEKAFRTLTGGEERA; encoded by the coding sequence ATGCTTTTGCAGGTCGACGGGCTGCGCAAGACGTTCGGTCGGCGCACGGCGGTGGACAATGTCGGTTTTTCGCTCGATGTGGGCGAGATTGTCGGCTTCCTCGGCCCCAATGGCGCCGGCAAAACCACCACGATGCGGATGATCGCTGGCTATCTGGAGCCCGACGACGGCGCTGCCAAAGTGTTCAACATCGATGTCGCCCAGGATCGCCGGCGCGCGCAGGAGCGCGTTGGGTACCTGCCCGAAGGCGCGCCGCTTTACGGTGAGATGACACCGTGGACGTTCTTGCGTTTCGTTGGCGAAGCGCGTGGCATGAGCAAAGAGGCCGCGCGCCACGCGGTGCGCCGGGCAGCGCAGGACGCGCGCTTGGGCGACAGCATCGATCAGCCGATTGAGACGCTTTCTAAGGGCTATCGCCGTCGCGTCGGCCTGGCGGCGGCGCTGCTGCACGATCCCTTGCTGCTCATTCTCGATGAGCCGACCGATGGTCTCGATCCAAACCAGCGTGCTGCGGTGCGCGATTTGATCAAGCGGCTTGGCGAGGAGCGCGGGCTCATCATCTCAACCCACAGCCTGGAAGAGGTGGAAGCGGTGTGCACGCGCGCGATCCTAATCGATAAGGGCCGCATCATCGTCGACAAGACGCCCGCGGCCTTGGCCGAGGAGTTTGGCAGCTTGGAAAAAGCGTTCCGAACGCTCACTGGCGGGGAGGAACGCGCGTGA
- a CDS encoding membrane protein (FIG005935), with the protein MNESLGRTRSIPVERDDAVMDPGLRRFMLGVYMKMGLGLVWSAVLAYAVGTIPAVTQFTLTAPMLYVVQWGPLVLLLGSSFIMRNASPTASGILYWAVVTLMGAGLGVWVFLAANAVSAQTVGGQSITVTFEAMAKAFLITAAAFGGLSLFGYTTKRNLSGLHSMLIMATFGLVIIGALNFFLFKSGTMELIMQVASLLIFSLLVATQTNQLRESYFYLANDQRGQAVMTNFGALNLYISFIAIFQTLLSFMSRD; encoded by the coding sequence ATGAACGAATCCCTGGGTCGTACCCGCTCGATACCGGTCGAGCGCGACGACGCGGTTATGGATCCGGGTCTGCGCCGCTTCATGCTTGGCGTGTACATGAAAATGGGCCTGGGTCTGGTGTGGTCGGCTGTGCTGGCCTACGCCGTCGGCACCATTCCGGCGGTGACGCAATTTACGCTCACGGCGCCGATGCTTTACGTCGTGCAATGGGGCCCGCTGGTTTTGTTGCTGGGCTCTAGCTTCATTATGCGCAACGCCTCGCCGACGGCGTCGGGCATCCTCTATTGGGCCGTTGTCACGCTGATGGGCGCTGGACTGGGCGTCTGGGTGTTCCTGGCCGCCAATGCCGTGAGTGCGCAAACCGTGGGCGGCCAATCGATCACGGTGACGTTTGAAGCGATGGCGAAGGCGTTCCTGATCACGGCGGCAGCGTTCGGCGGCCTGTCGTTGTTCGGCTACACCACCAAACGCAACTTGAGCGGCCTGCATTCGATGCTGATCATGGCGACGTTCGGCCTGGTGATTATCGGCGCTTTGAACTTCTTCCTGTTCAAGTCCGGCACGATGGAACTCATCATGCAGGTGGCGTCGTTGCTGATTTTCTCATTGCTGGTGGCCACACAGACCAACCAGTTGCGCGAGAGTTATTTCTATCTGGCCAATGACCAACGCGGCCAGGCGGTGATGACGAATTTCGGGGCGTTGAACCTCTACATTTCGTTCATCGCCATTTTCCAGACCTTGCTGAGCTTCATGTCGCGAGACTAG